From the Oncorhynchus nerka isolate Pitt River linkage group LG20, Oner_Uvic_2.0, whole genome shotgun sequence genome, one window contains:
- the LOC115102917 gene encoding phospholipid phosphatase 3-like gives MQRCLIYEKTMAPETRNGGSSSLNNNNSKDNSRKTFLVGVDLFCLFLAGLPFLIIETSAVQPYRRGFYCSDESIKYPAKHGDTISDAVLSAAGILITILSIIIGESYMIYYLNEGSKSFVGNPYISALYKQVGVFIFGCAVSQSFTDIAKVSVGRMRPHFLDVCRPDWSAINCSLGYITDYQCNGPESKVQEARKSFFSGHASFSMYTMLYLVFYLQSRFTWRGARLLRPLTQFTLIMMSFYTGLSRVSDHKHHPTDVLAGFAQGALVAYSIVFFVSDLFKPKGRSSALPVTPLKHPNNPTADIRERSNHITMA, from the exons ATGCAACGCTGTTTAATTTATGAGAAGACAATGGCACCAGAAACAAGGAACGGAGGAAGTTCTTCCCTGAATAACAACAACAgtaaagacaacagcaggaaaACCTTCCTGGTCGGTGTGGATCTCTTCTGCTTGTTTTTAG CCGGCCTTCCTTTCCTGATCATAGAAACTAGTGCTGTACAGCCCTACCGCCGAGGCTTTTACTGCAGCGATGAGTCCATCAAGTACCCGGCCAAACACGGAGACACCATAAGCGACGCTGTGCTTTCTGCTGCTGGCATTCTCATCACCATCCTTTCT ATCATCATTGGTGAGAGCTACATGATCTACTACCTGAACGAGGGATCTAAGTCCTTCGTAGGGAACCCCTACATTTCCGCCCTCTACAAGCAGGTGGGCGTGTTCATCTTTGGCTGCGCCGTCAGTCAATCGTTCACGGACATCGCCAAGGTATCGGTGGGCCGCATGCGACCCCACTTCCTGGACGTGTGTAGGCCCGACTGGTCCGCCATCAACTGTTCTTTGGGCTACATCACAGACTACCAGTGTAATGGACCCGAGAGCAAAGTCCAGGAGGCCAG GAAGTCGTTCTTCTCTGGCCATGCATCCTTTTCCATGTACACCATGCTGTATTTGGTG TTCTACCTGCAGTCCAGGTTCACCTGGCGTGGAGCCCGTCTTCTGCGCCCCCTGACACAGTTCACCCTCATCATGATGTCCTTCTACACCGGCCTGTCCCGTGTCTCCGACCACAAGCACCACCCCACCGACGTCCTGGCTGGCTTCGCACAGGGAGCCCTGGTGGCCTACAGCATA GTGTTTTTTGTATCTGACCTGTTCAAGCCCAAAGGCAGAAGTTCAGCTCTACCAGTGACCCCATTAAAGCACCCCAACAACCCCACGGCAGACATCAGAGAGAGGAGCAACCACATCACCATGGCATAG